A window from Elusimicrobiota bacterium encodes these proteins:
- a CDS encoding iron chelate uptake ABC transporter family permease subunit, whose product MPEIIQILLWPALACLVLTGIHAYLGLHVVERGVIFVDLSLAQIASLGATIALLSGFDLHSQTTYVTSLGFTLLGAAIFAFVRMQRGKVPQEAFIGIVYAVSAAAAVLVMDRLPEGGEHIKYILVGNLLAVTPLEVVKIAVVYAFVGLLHWIWRKPFLAISTHHDTAEETGYQGRLWDFLFYGTFGFVVTSSVAIAGVLLVFSFLIVPAVGAMLFFDRVGPRLAFGWTMGTLVSLIGIYASYGFDTPTGATVVCTFGAALLLLGAIRPLINKRRVRLGAKLTLV is encoded by the coding sequence ATGCCTGAAATTATCCAGATCCTTTTGTGGCCGGCGCTGGCCTGCCTGGTGCTTACCGGTATTCATGCTTACCTGGGGCTTCACGTGGTTGAGCGCGGTGTTATTTTTGTCGATCTGTCCCTGGCCCAGATCGCATCGCTGGGAGCCACCATCGCGCTCTTGTCGGGATTTGATCTCCACAGCCAGACCACCTACGTCACATCGCTGGGCTTCACGCTGTTGGGTGCCGCCATCTTTGCCTTCGTGCGCATGCAGCGCGGCAAAGTGCCGCAGGAGGCCTTTATCGGGATTGTCTACGCGGTCAGCGCGGCCGCCGCGGTCCTGGTGATGGACCGTCTTCCGGAAGGCGGCGAACATATCAAATACATCCTGGTCGGCAATCTGCTGGCGGTCACCCCTTTGGAGGTGGTCAAAATCGCGGTCGTCTATGCCTTCGTCGGCCTGCTGCATTGGATCTGGCGCAAGCCGTTTCTCGCCATTTCCACCCATCACGACACCGCCGAGGAGACGGGATACCAGGGCCGGTTGTGGGATTTTCTCTTCTACGGCACCTTCGGGTTTGTGGTGACGTCGTCGGTGGCCATCGCCGGGGTGCTGCTGGTATTTTCTTTCTTAATTGTGCCGGCGGTTGGGGCCATGCTCTTCTTTGACCGCGTCGGGCCGCGCCTCGCCTTCGGATGGACCATGGGGACGCTGGTCAGCCTGATCGGGATCTACGCGTCTTACGGCTTCGATACGCCCACAGGGGCCACCGTCGTTTGTACGTTTGGAGCCGCCTTACTGCTTCTCGGCGCGATCCGTCCTTTGATCAACAAGCGAAGAGTCCGTTTAGGGGCAAAACTTACTTTGGTATGA
- a CDS encoding metal ABC transporter substrate-binding protein, whose protein sequence is MKFIQRLLICLLALSLGPSLASAKLQVVTTTQDLAALASEIGRDHIDVQAIAKGYQDPHFVDPKPSYLLKLNRADLLMVVGLELETGWLPPLLQNARNTKILPGNPGFLDASEGCDVLQKSAGTVDRSMGDVHPFGNPHYWTDPENGRVIARHIAGKLSELDPANRAVYAENLKVFENRLTEKEIEWHRLADSFKGTRVITYHNSWPNFAETFGLDIVNHVEPKPGIPPSPVHVQNLINQVKREKIPLLLIEPYFDEKLPQKIVADTGARMLLFPPSVGGVQSIKTYFDLFDYDLNLIKNTLGGKS, encoded by the coding sequence ATGAAATTCATTCAACGATTACTCATTTGTTTACTGGCTCTTTCGCTCGGACCGTCGCTCGCCTCCGCCAAACTGCAGGTGGTGACTACAACCCAGGATCTGGCCGCGCTCGCCAGCGAGATCGGCCGGGACCATATCGATGTTCAAGCGATCGCCAAGGGGTATCAGGACCCGCATTTTGTCGATCCCAAGCCGAGTTACCTTCTCAAACTGAATCGGGCGGATCTGTTGATGGTGGTGGGGCTGGAATTGGAAACCGGATGGCTGCCGCCGCTTCTGCAGAATGCCCGCAATACGAAAATTCTTCCCGGCAATCCGGGTTTTCTGGATGCCTCCGAAGGCTGCGATGTTCTGCAGAAGTCCGCCGGCACGGTGGACCGGTCGATGGGGGATGTTCATCCCTTTGGCAATCCGCATTACTGGACAGACCCGGAGAACGGGCGCGTGATCGCCCGGCATATCGCCGGCAAGCTGAGTGAACTCGATCCGGCGAACCGTGCGGTGTATGCGGAGAATCTGAAGGTCTTTGAAAACCGTCTGACCGAGAAAGAAATAGAGTGGCACCGCCTGGCGGATTCCTTCAAGGGGACCCGGGTCATCACCTACCACAACTCCTGGCCCAACTTCGCGGAGACGTTCGGGCTGGACATCGTCAATCATGTGGAGCCCAAACCCGGCATCCCGCCTTCTCCGGTCCACGTGCAGAACTTGATCAATCAAGTCAAGCGCGAAAAAATTCCGCTCCTCCTGATCGAGCCCTATTTCGACGAGAAGCTCCCGCAGAAGATCGTGGCCGATACCGGCGCCCGGATGCTCCTGTTTCCGCCATCGGTGGGAGGCGTCCAGTCGATCAAAACGTACTTTGACCTTTTTGATTACGATCTGAATCTAATCAAGAACACGCTCGGAGGTAAATCCTGA
- a CDS encoding response regulator, whose amino-acid sequence MAKILIIDDDPNILRMLGFLLVKEGHTVSVARDGQSGIEMAREEWPDLIILDVMMPGMDGFCVSGALFKDPEMRRIPILVLTAKGSSREIFKLVPNVVHYMDKPFDPDDLVKNVRQLLFPPKS is encoded by the coding sequence ATGGCTAAGATTCTGATCATAGACGATGACCCCAATATTCTGAGGATGCTGGGCTTCCTCCTGGTGAAGGAGGGGCACACCGTGAGCGTGGCGCGCGACGGCCAGTCCGGGATTGAGATGGCCCGTGAGGAGTGGCCCGACCTGATTATTCTGGATGTGATGATGCCCGGGATGGACGGCTTCTGCGTGAGCGGAGCGCTTTTCAAAGACCCGGAGATGCGCCGGATTCCAATTTTAGTTCTGACGGCCAAAGGCAGTTCGCGCGAGATTTTCAAACTGGTTCCCAATGTCGTCCATTACATGGACAAACCCTTCGATCCGGACGACCTCGTGAAAAACGTCCGGCAACTCCTCTTTCCTCCCAAAAGTTGA
- a CDS encoding DUF3307 domain-containing protein — MDIFWRLVLAHFISDFTLQTNKVASSKRKNYGGMLIHILTHPVVMTILVWPYLSWPWVQTRWFRLDGWVCVGLLTLFHWLEDEWRIWSIQEAGSPDNTGFMLWDQVVHVTMILAFSPATPVVPTQPWILPVLCGVLLSHFLSVLIFFLENDLWGDSRILVEWKYQDIGERLVAVGLLLLPGAWFLLAFPWMGSLVYVHYYRQKQWTWVHVLLGNLAVVLLGLLVRGVLS, encoded by the coding sequence ATGGATATTTTCTGGCGTCTCGTCTTAGCGCATTTCATCTCGGATTTCACGCTCCAGACCAACAAGGTCGCGAGCTCGAAACGGAAGAATTACGGCGGGATGCTGATTCACATCCTGACGCACCCTGTGGTCATGACGATTCTGGTGTGGCCCTACCTGTCGTGGCCGTGGGTCCAGACGCGCTGGTTCCGGTTGGACGGTTGGGTCTGCGTGGGACTCCTGACGCTTTTCCACTGGCTGGAGGATGAGTGGCGGATCTGGTCGATTCAGGAAGCCGGAAGCCCGGACAACACCGGGTTTATGCTCTGGGACCAGGTGGTCCATGTGACGATGATCCTGGCTTTTTCTCCGGCGACTCCCGTGGTCCCCACACAGCCCTGGATTTTACCGGTGCTCTGCGGCGTGCTCCTGTCGCATTTCTTGTCGGTGCTGATCTTCTTCCTGGAAAATGATCTGTGGGGGGATTCCCGCATTCTCGTTGAGTGGAAATATCAGGACATCGGCGAGCGCTTGGTCGCCGTAGGCCTGCTGCTCTTGCCGGGCGCCTGGTTTCTGCTCGCGTTCCCCTGGATGGGTTCGCTGGTTTATGTTCATTATTACCGTCAGAAGCAGTGGACGTGGGTTCATGTGTTGTTGGGAAATCTGGCGGTGGTCCTGCTCGGTCTTCTCGTCCGCGGCGTTCTGTCCTGA